In Trichoderma asperellum chromosome 1, complete sequence, a single window of DNA contains:
- a CDS encoding uncharacterized protein (TransMembrane:6 (i12-35o41-60i80-102o114-135i221-243o255-272i)) — MAIRMSRKQRLLATIAISFSFFVAELIAGFYTHSLALIADAFHYLSDLIGFVVALVAVIISEHPTPPPKDLTFGWARATLLGAFFNGVFLLALGVSILVQAIERFVNVTVVDQPKIVLIVGSVGLGLNLLVLSFLHEHDHDHGHGHGHGHDHGHAHEHEHEHNSDHRQETLHEEDAATRMNDGTAPELEARSISASSGHHEHRHVSVTPSRPGRDLGMFGVLIHVVGDAINNIGVIASALIIWKAHGEARYYADPAIGVFISIMIFLTAWPLTRNSGRILLQVAPNEISLDDVKHDIEMIPGIESVHELHIWRLDQRKSIASAHVVVDGRTVKSFTDKAKVIMECLHAYGIHSATLQPEVQDAHGEPETLSTSVSVGSDTGAPTQRRPNNDSKCQILCGSQCGGMRCCTPIHMS, encoded by the exons ATGGCGATTCGAATGAGTCGTAAACAGCGTTTACTCGCGACGATAGCCATTTCGTTTTCGTTCTTCGTGGCGGAGCTCATTG CCGGATTTTATACGCATTCTCTTGCGCTGATCGCGGATGCGTTCCATTAT CTGAGCGACTTGATTGGATTTGTAGTTGCTTTGGTTGCCGTCATA ATATCCGAGCATCCAACTCCGCCACCAAAAGACTTGACGTTTGGATGGGCACGTGCAACCCTTTTGGGTGCATTTTTTAACGGAGTATTCCTTTTGGCGCTCGGCGTCAGTATCCTCGTTCAAGCCATTGAGCGGTTTGTTAACGTGACTG TCGTCGATCAACCCAAGATCGTCCTAATCGTCGGAAGCGTTGGTTTGGGATTGAATCTGCTGGTTTTGTCCTTTCTGCACG AACACGATCACGATcacggccacggccacggTCACGGACATGACCACGGCCACGCGCATGAACACGAACACGAGCATAATAGCGACCATAGGCAAGAAACGCTGCACGAGGAGGACGCTGCCACTAGGATGAATGATGGAACAGCGCCTGAACTAGAAGCGCGATCGATATCG GCTTCTAGCGGTCACCATGAGCATAGACATGTGTCGGTGACACCATCTCGCCCTGGTAGAGATTTGGGGATGTTTGGCGTCCTCATCCACGTAGTCGGTGATGCCATCAATAACATTGGTGTCATAGCATCAGCCCTCATCATATGGAAAGCCCATGGAGAAGCGAGATACTATGCCGATCCTGCAATTGGCGTCTTCATCTCTATCATGATTTTTTTGACCGCTTGGCCATTGACGAGGAACAGCGGCCGCATTCTGCTGCAAGTTGCCCCCAACGAGATAAGTCTCGACGATGTAAAGCACGATATCGAAATG ATTCCTGGTATTGAGTCTGTCCATGAACTTCACATCTGGCGACTAGACCAGCGCAAGTCTATCGCGTCTGCACACGTCGTTGTCGACGGTAGAACCGTCAAAAGTTTCAcagacaaggccaaggtaATCATGGAATGTCTTCACGCGTATGGCATCCACTCAGCAACGCTGCAGCCAGAGGTTCAGGACGCCCATGGCGAGCCAGAGACCCTGAGCACATCGGTATCTGTGGGCTCAGATACTGGAGCGCCGACGCAGAGACGCCCAAATAACGATTCCAAGTGTCAGATTCTGTGTGGAAGCCAGTGTGGCGGAATGAGGTGCTGCACTCCGATACACATGTCCTAA
- a CDS encoding uncharacterized protein (BUSCO:EOG092D0ELD), protein MSRNVGAVPSAPRRGPHWSHHLRQSSTNSDRASEASLASPRSMSTHSTIKDAKDEKPRKAEHYCAVTVNEGYSRDEVLLNLDLIGGDIKPGTLMSIAVVKSDLSKSSAGYGSYKKLAHDDNSSLRYQNAGPCDPNNLGHQYIFVAKDMPKEVKARQPEAEVYVVKHIADTFGMKKGSIVLLTPVDDDHPVTEATHVEMIFKDQYLSRADMWRVAVGELAQRTVYKGQSLLFMGTIKAQVTTVFANGNSVHSGFFGRETRPIFRSESARFVLFIQMSKEMWDFDSDSSGEIMFNKVVNGFLPALFKKWATLKVKHLVSIVLFARVEYDTGLTNELDVSGLQSDYYTGIQSYGNRRPYKDFYRVVVSEMASGEWTKILFQLKKELNYFRRDITLHHQTANPSDGSKDTASGNEPVSRTKAESSFSIHGNILEAINLACAQFSHDYIDRDLTRTGISVAVISPGAGIFEVDYETLRRTTEALVGNGIGIDLICMAQMPLHSVPLFKYRNPRFSLAGDLSQDRHHSLSRSFHSRESTPNQQTPVVGSFQSGGGSFSPSKSRDMIRRVEHVDSQSRRDEWCYVLPQWLHVSFWTGTSNEALSYAGVALSVSNRVEQNDDDDFRIRCRMYDLQMRSALDTNEIEITPLHSDINYPSSIFENSSFSKRRQEAIGDLWYNPPSRLSDHINENIHGFQRFAPDRLGRPSERPSWKQLQDFDDSRAILTHHKRHNHHASEAGLRSDEIRRHHMEDLNVLGTSLPEKKLYSNFPSARKLSMNQAEIEKPNIFPKKTLPDPLPINTLPSPPPPSQPQSFTSAPYQTGPYQSVPLTKVPSAPKQPKFIKQISLGQRGFGIAAPKIVAAEVKTENVNAAVTKPNVAPLTPRSRSDMRPSTPQTIRSQSPFSITKLRAEVSDPIMDRMSSTPSIPILKKNGSSRHDIGIHNLKAGASAHPSASRTRSDSLEDDHEMIQSMFRPEDQKMILNKLRAGVGVGVGVAPEPPPTISPASAVSPWLVLLNPSNPEKSQIKAVNLYSRWQHIFPRISDMKIQKWKALCCPAAVPLTTEYFPTRAQFDTEYQRHPYSVDQNADDELTEEPKSRQEFISELISLRFSQGFQVVVGPAVAKAFGQKMIKLGDIFSRDQVLEDGTSIFMSVGNVIHQLSCVNGTEVEVNIYVRNPTADMSGLPQGYSPIYKPAIRTLFDTDYEARRIELLSIPRPDRNWNMIDSYAAGHHDEMMESLRFWRARFVLIPLAAHNPSVPRTQNGLYPEEIRIEGIKRLAHLWQKNRYIPPSERRFQTARGRGQLDRSPLDIVYKTEDPSVVIAAELETLPLIEGLEGGISKKHQLVSRKDRFEKSNLNFAVLAEAMQQPVEQGGVPLRNRRWHLRLHYHSFLGSDMTTWLLENFDDLETREDAEDLGNALMVPDEPKGKDKDKEVSEKEKEKEKSKGLFVHVERRHRFRDGNYFYQFAPEFAKQQPGWFGSSKKKEAPLPTTPMTESSIGSGRSRSLQDDYSPASLTSTPTMAAQHIAKSRPKVILSKVIKYDVDPRKRSYRPERIDLHYDRLHNPDNCYHVRIDWMNATAKLVEDAVDIWEREASQYGLRLVEVPISEASAITEINPLRRPYPIKLAVQPPDQKPETFYDPNSLGPQTVPTKYFYQKSILRHFDFVLDMEAASNYPGNVDIIYSWGRPDYRYTQYIHRSGVLLAQVTDDGNFLVLANRLYGRRAVKERESAARNFTPIDQPHLPMERGSGRAPSFDSFSLSESIMAGSSMHMGAPTPLQHHAGGHHHHPPHHLSYHHHPYHHHHAPYHHHSSPSLKPVNSSASLSTIHAQQPPPPQFSANPTAHLYVPEAIKEELEAFCSDAAALEAFYKETLERGQIIQGTPATAATVNPPGLEAVPETSIPSLGLPPGVLASLDSGAAMRIGSPMMFLRRGSVQFDGLGLGGSKK, encoded by the exons ATGTCCCGAAATGTCGGCGCAGTACCATCGGCTCCGCGGAGGGGACCGCATTGGTCCCATCACCTTCGACAGTCGAGCACCAACTCGGATCGCGCATCCGAAGCATCACTCGCCTCGCCAAGGAGCATGTCTACGCACTCGACTATAAAGGATGCCAAAGATGAGAAGCCGCGCAAGGCTGAGCACTACTGCGCTGTCACAGTCAACGAAGGATATTCGCGGGACGAGGTGCTGCTGAATTTGGACTTGATTGGCGGCGATATCAAACCGGGCACCTTGATGTCCATTGCTGTCGTGAAGTCGGACCTGTCAAAATCGTCGGCGGGATATGGAAGCTATAAGAAGCTGGCGCATGACGATAATAGCAGCCTGCGATACCAAAATGCCGGTCCTTGCGATCCGAACAACTTGGGGCATCAGTATATCTTTGTCGCAAAGGATATGCCCAAGGAGGTCAAGGCCCGGCAGCCTGAGGCGGAAGTATACGTTGTGAAGCACATTGCAGACACTTTTGGGATGAAGAAGGGGTCCATTGTTCTGCTGACACCG GTTGACGACGACCACCCAGTTACCGAAGCTACGCACGTTGAAATGATCTTCAAAGATCAGTATCTCTCACGAGCGGATATGTGGAGGGTGGCTGTCGGGGAGCTTGCGCAGAGGACGGTGTACAAGGGACAATCACTTCTCTTCATGGGCACCATAAAGGCTCAGGTCACTACAGTCTTTGCTAATGGGAATAGCGTCCATTCTGGCTTCTTTGGTCGGGAGACGCGACCAATATTCCGCAGCGAATCGGCCAGATTTGTGCTTTTCATCCAAATGTCCAAAGAAATGTGGGACTTTGACTCTGACAGCTCCGGCGAGATCATGTTCAATAAAGTTGTCAACGGATTTTTGCCAGCCCTGTTTAAGAAGTGGGCTACGCTCAAAGTAAAACACTTAGTTAGCATTGTGCTGTTTGCGCGTGTCGAATATGATACGGGTCTGACGAATGAGCTGGACGTGAGCGGGCTCCAGTCGGACTACTATACGGGAATCCAGTCCTATGGGAATCGGCGGCCGTACAAAGACTTTTATCGAGTGGTGGTGAGCGAGATGGCCAGTGGAGAATGGACAAAAATCCTATTTCAGTTAAAGAAAGAACTCAACTATTTTCGAAGAGACATCACTTTGCATCACCAAACAGCAAATCCATCAGACGGCTCCAAGGACACTGCGTCCGGGAATGAACCTGTCAGTCGAACCAAGGCCGAATCTTCCTTTTCCATCCACGGCAATATCCTAGAAGCCATCAATCTCGCGTGCGCCCAGTTCTCTCACGATTACATTGACCGGGACTTGACCAGGACAGGCATCTCCGTCGCTGTCATTAGTCCTGGCGCCGGTATCTTCGAAGTGGATTATGAGACACTACGAAGAACAACAGAGGCCCTTGTAGGGAATGGCATTGGAATTGATCTGATTTGCATGGCTCAAATGCCTCTACATTCCGTTCCACTATTCAAATATCGGAATCCGCGATTCTCATTAGCGGGAGATTTATCTCAAGATCGACATCATTCGCTATCCAGGTCCTTTCACAGTCGTGAAAGCACGCCAAATCAGCAAACTCCCGTCGTTGGAAGCTTTCAGTCTGGCGGCGGTTCGTTCTCGCCATCAAAGAGCAGAGATATGATACGCCGCGTTGAACATGTTGATTCTCAAAGTAGGCGTGACGAATGGTGCTATGTTCTGCCTCAGTGGCTGCATGTTTCGTTCTGGACTGGTACTTCGAACGAAGCACTCTCGTACGCAGGCGTTGCTTTGTCCGTGTCTAATCGAGTGGAGCAaaacgacgatgacgatttCAGAATAAGATGTCGTATGTACGACCTCCAAATGAGGAGTGCCCTTGATACAAATGAGATCGAAATCACGCCCCTGCATTCGGATATTAATTATCCCAGTAGCATCTTTGAGAATAGTAGCTTCTCAAAGAGACGCCAAGAGGCCATTGGCGACCTCTGGTATAACCCACCGAGTCGCCTTTCAGATCATATAAACGAAAATATTCATGGGTTTCAAAGATTCGCCCCTGACAGGCTTGGTCGACCTTCGGAAAGACCATCATGGAAGCAACTACAAGATTTCGATGACTCCAGAGCCATCTTGACTCACCATAAGCGTCATAACCATCATGCTTCAGAAGCAGGTCTTAGATCTGATGAAATCCGGAGGCACCATATGGAGGACTTAAATGTCCTAGGCACATCACTTCCGGAAAAGAAGCTGTATAGCAATTTCCCATCTGCCAGAAAGCTCTCGATGAATCAAGCAGAGATAGAAAAGCCGAACATTTTCCCCAAGAAGACGTTACCAGATCCGCTACCCATAAACACCCTAccatctcctccacctccttcTCAGCCGCAATCTTTTACCTCAGCCCCATATCAGACAGGCCCATACCAGTCAGTCCCTCTTACCAAAGTCCCCTCAGCTCCAAAGCAACCCAAATTCATAAAACAAATCAGTCTTGGGCAACGAGGTTTTGGCATAGCAGCTCCAAAGATTGTAGCAGCAGAGGTGAAAACGGAAAATGTCAACGCAGCAGTTACCAAACCAAACGTAGCACCATTGACTCCACGATCACGTTCGGATATGAGACCGTCCACTCCTCAGACTATCAGGAGCCAGTCGCCATTCTCAATCACTAAGCTCAGAGCAGAAGTTTCTGACCCTATCATGGATAGAATGTCATCAACGCCAAGCATCCCCATCTTGAAAAAGAACGGATCTAGCCGCCACGACATAGGCATACATAATCTCAAAGCAGGAGCTTCTGCTCATCCTTCGGCATCGCGCACTCGCAGTGATAGCCTTGAAGATGATCACGAGATGATCCAGAGCATGTTTCGACCAGAGGACCAGAAAATGATATTGAATAAGCTTCGGGCTGGTGTTGGCGTTGGAGTTGGCGTCGCACCGGAGCCCCCTCCAACGATTTCGCCTGCATCAGCAGTCAGCCCCTGGCTGGTTTTGCTGAATCCGTCTAATCCAGAGAAGAGTCAGATAAAGGCCGTAAATCTATATTCGCGTTGGCAGCACATATTTCCTCGTATATCTGACATGAAGATACAGAAATGGAAGGCTCTGTGTTGCCCCGCTGCGGTCCCATTGACAACGGAGTATTTTCCTACCAGGGCGCAATTCGATACCGAGTATCAAAGGCATCCATATAGCGTGGACCAAAATGCAGATGATGAATTGACCGAGGAGCCAAAATCTAGACAGGAATTCATCAGTGAACTGATCAGCCTGCGATTTTCACAAGGGTTCCAGGTGGTAGTCGGGCCAGCCGTTGCAAAGGCGTTCGGACAGAAGATGATTAAACTTGGTGACATCTTCTCGCGCGACCAGGTCCTTGAAGATGGCACAAGTATATTCATGTCAGTTGGCAACGTTATTCACCAGCTCTCGTGCGTAAACGGGACAGAGGTTGAAGTCAATATCTATGTCAGAAACCCCACGGCAGACATGTCGGGATTACCGCAAGGATACTCTCCGATATATAAACCCGCCATTCGAACGCTGTTTGATACAGACTATGAGGCTCGACGTATAGAGCTATTGTCAATTCCTAGACCTGATCGCAACTGGAATATGATTGACTCATACGCTGCGGGCCACCACgacgagatgatggagagcttGCGGTTCTGGAGAGCTCGATTCGTCCTCATCCCGCTGGCTGCCCATAATCCTTCGGTGCCTAGGACCCAAAACGGCTTATACCCCGAGGAAATTAGAATAGAGGGTATCAAACGCTTAGCTCATCTGTGGCAGAAGAATCGCTACATACCGCCCTCTGAACGCAGATTCCAGACTGCTAGAGGGCGTGGGCAGCTGGATCGCAGTCCCTTGGATATTGTCTACAAAACAGAAGACCCCTCTGTTGTCATTGCAGCTGAGCTAGAAACATTACCTCTGATTGAGGGCCTCGAGGGTGGTATTAGTAAGAAACATCAACTCGTGTCGAGGAAAGACCGATTCGAAAAGTCGAATCTGAACTTTGCTGTCTTGGCCGAAGCTATGCAGCAGCCTGTGGAGCAGGGCGGCGTACCCCTACGAAACCGTCGCTGGCATCTACGGCTTCATTATCATTCTTTCCTCGGCTCTGATATGACTAcgtggctgctggagaattTCGATGACCTTGAGACCCGTGAAGACGCAGAGGATTTGGGCAACGCACTGATGGTGCCAGATGAACCCAAGGGTaaagacaaggacaaggaagtatcagaaaaggagaaggaaaaagaaaagtctaAAGGGCTTTTTGTGCACGTCGAAAGACGACATCGGTTCCGAGACGGCAACTACTTTTACCAATTTGCTCCTGAATTtgcgaagcagcagcctggctggtttggcagcagcaagaagaaagaagcccCCTTGCCCACTACCCCCATGACAGAATCGTCAATAGGGTCGGGTAGAAGCCGGTCGTTGCAGGATGACTACTCTCCGGCGTCCTTAACCAGCACTCCAACGatggcagcacagcacatAGCCAAGAGTCGTCCCAAGGTAATTCTTAGCAAGGTCATCAAATACGATGTTGATCCTAGGAAGAGATCATATCGTCCTGAACGAATTGATCTGCACTACGACCGTCTTCACAACCCAGACAACTGCTACCATGTTAGGATCGACTGGATGAATGCAACCGCGAAGCTTGTAGAAGACGCTGTTGACATTTGGGAGCGTGAAGCCAGCCAATACGGTCTACGCCTCGTCGAGGTCCCCATTAGCGAGGCCAGCGCCATTACAGAAATCAACCCCCTCCGACGGCCATATCCCATCAAGCTTGCCGTGCAGCCGCCGGACCAAAAGCCCGAGACATTTTATGACCCAAATTCGCTGGGACCGCAGACGGTGCCCACAAAGTACTTTTACCAAAAGTCGATTTTGCGGCACTTTGATTTCGTGCTCGACATGGAGGCAGCTTCTAATTATCCCGGCAACGTCGATATTATATACTCTTGGGGACGGCCAGACTACAGATACACGCAATACATCCATCGTTCGGGAGTTCTGCTAGCCCAAGTAACGGACGATGGCAACTTTCTCGTGTTAGCAAACCGCCTGTACGGCAGGCGAGCCgtcaaagagagagaatccGCCGCAAGAAACTTCACCCCAATCGACCAGCCGCACCTCCCGATGGAAAGGGGCAGTGGGCGGGCGCCATCCTTTGACTCTTTCAGCCTCTCCGAATCGATCATGGCAGGCTCTTCGATGCATATGGGCGCTCCAACGCCGCTGCAACACCATGCCGGtgggcaccaccaccatcctcCGCACCATCTCTCGTACCACCATCATCCctaccatcaccaccacgcTCCATATCACCACcactcctctccctccctcaaGCCCGTCAACTCTTCCGCCTCGCTTAGCACGATCCACGCCCAAcaaccgccgccgcctcaaTTCTCAGCCAACCCCACCGCGCACCTCTACGTGCCCGAAGCCATCAAGGAGGAGCTCGAGGCCTTCTGCTCCGACGCCGCCGCCCTCGAAGCTTTCTACAAGGAGACGCTAGAAAGGGGCCAGATCATTCAAGGCACACCCGCGACGGCCGCGACGGTGAATCCACCTGGGCTGGAGGCTGTGCCGGAGACGAGCATCCCGTCGCTAGGCTTACCGCCAGGCGTACTGGCGTCGCTGGATAGCGGGGCGGCGATGAGGATTGGGAGCCCAATGATGTTTTTGAGGAGGGGTAGCGTGCAGTTTGATGGACTTGGGTTGGGAGGGTCGAAGAAGTGA